From one Aggregicoccus sp. 17bor-14 genomic stretch:
- a CDS encoding DUF1615 family protein, which produces MRPPLLLTALACALLACARGGTREPPPLPRLTAELAARLLPPRVPAAEREGWSRDVLAALDAHELPPDAPHLCGVFAIIEQESGFQANPVVPELPRIVREGLEAKAKKLGPLGRPALERMLAGKAPGQSLTFAQRLERVRTERDLDLVFRELLEYHRHAHPFTFGAANVLNALFGSQSFEDMNPITTAGSMQVSVRWAQELAEQRHQSTDTVRDELYTRHGGVFYGTARLWGYEAAYAEPLYRFADYNAGPYSSRNAALQAQLNTLLGLQLLEDGDLLAYDVDGRPSREDSRTLLAFVAFARRFAPSTLSEGRVRRDLEREKTRELEETETWRTLKAVYARIQGEPAPYAQLPDVSLKSPKLKQERSTAWFARSVDTRYAACQERYRALGNVHTASR; this is translated from the coding sequence GTGCGCCCTCCCCTGCTGCTCACCGCCCTGGCGTGCGCGCTGCTCGCCTGCGCGCGCGGCGGCACGCGCGAGCCCCCTCCCCTGCCCCGCCTCACCGCCGAGCTGGCCGCGCGGCTGCTCCCGCCCCGCGTGCCGGCGGCCGAGCGCGAGGGCTGGTCGCGCGACGTGCTCGCGGCGCTCGATGCGCACGAGCTGCCGCCGGACGCGCCGCACCTGTGCGGGGTGTTCGCGATCATCGAGCAGGAGAGCGGCTTCCAGGCGAACCCCGTGGTGCCGGAGCTGCCGCGCATCGTGCGCGAGGGGCTGGAGGCGAAGGCGAAGAAGCTGGGCCCGCTGGGCCGCCCCGCGCTGGAGCGGATGCTCGCGGGCAAGGCGCCGGGCCAGAGCCTCACCTTCGCGCAGCGCCTGGAGCGCGTGCGCACCGAGCGCGACCTGGACCTCGTGTTCCGCGAGCTGCTCGAGTACCACCGCCACGCGCACCCCTTCACCTTCGGCGCGGCCAACGTCCTCAACGCGCTCTTCGGCTCGCAGTCCTTCGAGGACATGAACCCCATCACCACCGCCGGCTCCATGCAGGTGAGCGTGCGCTGGGCGCAGGAGCTCGCCGAGCAGCGCCACCAGTCCACCGACACGGTGCGCGACGAGCTCTACACGCGCCACGGCGGCGTCTTCTACGGCACCGCGCGCCTGTGGGGCTACGAGGCCGCGTACGCCGAGCCCCTCTACCGCTTCGCGGACTACAACGCGGGGCCCTACAGCAGCCGCAACGCCGCGCTGCAGGCGCAGCTCAACACCCTGCTCGGGCTGCAGCTGCTGGAGGACGGCGACCTGCTCGCGTACGACGTGGATGGGCGCCCCTCGCGCGAGGACTCGCGCACCCTGCTGGCCTTCGTCGCCTTCGCGCGCCGCTTCGCCCCCTCCACCCTGAGCGAGGGGCGCGTGCGCCGTGACCTCGAGCGCGAGAAGACGCGCGAGCTGGAGGAGACCGAGACCTGGCGCACGCTCAAGGCCGTGTACGCCCGCATCCAGGGCGAGCCCGCGCCGTACGCGCAGCTGCCCGACGTGAGCCTCAAGAGCCCCAAGCTGAAGCAGGAGCGCAGCACCGCCTGGTTCGCCCGCAGCGTGGACACGCGCTACGCCGCCTGCCAGGAGCGCTACCGCGCGCTGGGCAACGTGCACACCGCATCACGCTGA
- a CDS encoding zinc metalloprotease has product MNVRNAVIAVVGSLTFLAGCGEAPDMSSDDSGTSAEQSAELHRGCATPTPTAEEQAAIQSRFQLDAANKVHAMRTAGSVTIPVYFHVINNGTSISAGNIPDSQITAQINVLNAAYASTPYKFSLVSTDRTTNSKWYTVRQGSRNEQQMKAALRKGGANALNLYTANLGGGLLGWSTFPWDYASNPTMDGVVMLFSSVPGGTATNYNEGDTATHEVGHWVGLWHTFQGGCAAPGDEVSDTPAEASPASGCPSGRDTCAGGGLDPITNFMDYTYDSCMNTFSAGQITRADSMGATYR; this is encoded by the coding sequence ATGAACGTGCGCAATGCAGTGATCGCAGTGGTGGGCAGCCTGACCTTCCTCGCCGGCTGCGGCGAGGCCCCGGACATGAGCAGCGATGACAGCGGCACCAGCGCCGAGCAGTCCGCCGAGCTGCACCGCGGCTGTGCGACCCCCACCCCGACCGCCGAGGAGCAGGCGGCCATCCAGAGCCGCTTCCAGCTGGACGCCGCGAACAAGGTGCACGCGATGCGCACCGCCGGCTCGGTGACCATCCCGGTCTACTTCCACGTCATCAACAACGGCACGAGCATCTCCGCGGGCAACATCCCGGACTCGCAGATCACCGCGCAGATCAACGTGCTCAACGCGGCGTACGCGAGCACGCCCTACAAGTTCTCGCTCGTGTCCACCGACCGCACCACGAACTCCAAGTGGTACACGGTGCGCCAGGGCAGCCGCAACGAGCAGCAGATGAAGGCGGCGCTGCGCAAGGGCGGCGCCAACGCGCTGAACCTCTACACCGCGAACCTCGGCGGCGGCCTGCTGGGCTGGTCCACCTTCCCCTGGGACTACGCGAGCAACCCCACCATGGACGGCGTGGTGATGCTCTTCTCGAGCGTCCCCGGCGGCACCGCCACCAACTACAACGAGGGCGACACGGCCACCCACGAGGTCGGCCACTGGGTCGGCCTCTGGCACACCTTCCAGGGCGGCTGCGCGGCGCCCGGTGACGAGGTGAGCGACACCCCGGCCGAGGCCTCTCCCGCCTCGGGCTGCCCCTCCGGCCGCGACACCTGCGCGGGCGGCGGTCTGGACCCCATCACCAACTTCATGGACTACACCTACGACAGCTGCATGAACACGTTCAGCGCGGGCCAGATCACCCGCGCGGACTCGATGGGCGCGACCTACCGCTAG
- a CDS encoding aldo/keto reductase gives MLTRPIPRTREPLPVLGLGTWQTFDVGATSAEREPLRAVLTRFLDAGGRLVDSSPMYGRAEAVVGEELRQLGRAQEAFLATKVWTSGKEAGRAQIETSERLMGALDLVQVHNLLDWEVQLATLRELKAQGRIRYVGVTHYQLSAFAQLERLLRTEHLDFIQLPYSVGVREAEARLLPAAQDTGTAVLVMRPFEGGELLRRMRGTPVPEWARAELQCESWAQLFLKFLLGHPAVNCPLPATSNPAHLEDNLAAGRGPLPDAAQRARILGALGL, from the coding sequence ATGCTCACCCGCCCCATTCCGCGCACCCGCGAGCCGCTGCCCGTCCTCGGGCTGGGCACCTGGCAGACCTTCGACGTGGGCGCCACGTCCGCCGAGCGCGAGCCGCTGCGCGCGGTGCTCACGCGCTTCCTCGACGCCGGCGGGCGGCTGGTGGACTCCTCGCCCATGTACGGGCGCGCCGAAGCGGTGGTGGGCGAGGAGCTGCGGCAGCTCGGCCGCGCACAGGAGGCCTTCCTCGCGACGAAGGTGTGGACGAGCGGGAAGGAGGCGGGGCGCGCGCAGATCGAGACCTCCGAGCGCCTCATGGGCGCACTGGACCTGGTGCAGGTGCACAACCTGCTCGACTGGGAGGTGCAGCTCGCCACCCTGCGCGAGCTCAAGGCCCAGGGCCGCATCCGCTACGTGGGCGTCACGCACTACCAGCTGAGCGCCTTCGCGCAGCTGGAGCGGCTCCTGCGCACCGAGCATTTGGACTTCATCCAGCTGCCCTACAGCGTCGGCGTGCGCGAGGCGGAGGCGCGGCTGCTGCCGGCGGCGCAGGACACCGGCACCGCGGTGCTGGTGATGCGCCCCTTCGAGGGCGGCGAGCTGCTGCGCCGCATGCGCGGCACGCCCGTGCCCGAGTGGGCCCGCGCCGAGCTGCAGTGCGAGAGCTGGGCGCAGCTCTTCCTCAAGTTCCTCCTCGGCCACCCCGCGGTGAACTGCCCCCTGCCGGCCACCTCCAACCCGGCCCACCTGGAGGACAACCTCGCCGCGGGCCGCGGGCCCCTGCCGGACGCCGCCCAGCGCGCGCGCATCCTCGGGGCACTGGGGCTCTAG
- a CDS encoding zinc metalloprotease: protein MTPTEQEQAEMEARFQADSANKVHAMRTAGTVQIPVYFHVINRGTGVSNGDITSTMISNQMNVLNAAYANTPYYFTLISTDRTTNSTWFSAAQGSSTERTIKTTLRKGGKNALNLYSWNLGGGLLGWATFPSSYTSDPSMDGVVILYSSVPGGSATNYNLGDTATHEVGHWVGLYHTFQGGCASPGDSVSDTPAEASPASGCPTGRDTCSTSGVDPITNFMDYTYDSCMNRFSAGQISRMDSQGLTYR, encoded by the coding sequence GTGACCCCGACCGAGCAGGAGCAGGCGGAGATGGAGGCGCGCTTCCAGGCGGACAGCGCGAACAAGGTGCACGCGATGCGCACCGCGGGCACCGTCCAGATCCCGGTGTACTTCCACGTGATCAACCGCGGCACGGGCGTGTCCAACGGCGACATCACCTCCACGATGATCAGCAACCAGATGAACGTGCTGAACGCCGCGTACGCGAACACCCCGTACTACTTCACGCTCATCTCCACCGACCGCACCACCAACTCCACGTGGTTCTCGGCCGCGCAGGGCAGCAGCACCGAGCGCACCATCAAGACCACGCTGCGCAAGGGCGGCAAGAACGCGCTGAACCTCTACAGCTGGAACCTCGGCGGCGGCCTGCTGGGCTGGGCCACCTTCCCCTCCAGCTACACCTCGGACCCGTCCATGGACGGCGTGGTCATCCTCTACTCGAGCGTGCCCGGCGGCAGCGCCACCAACTACAACCTCGGCGACACGGCCACCCACGAGGTGGGTCACTGGGTCGGCCTGTACCACACGTTCCAGGGCGGCTGCGCCAGCCCCGGCGACAGCGTGAGCGACACCCCGGCCGAGGCCTCGCCCGCGTCCGGCTGCCCCACGGGCCGCGACACCTGCTCCACCTCGGGCGTGGACCCCATCACCAACTTCATGGACTACACCTACGACAGCTGCATGAACCGCTTCAGCGCGGGTCAGATCAGCCGCATGGACTCGCAGGGCCTGACCTACCGCTAG